A single Elephas maximus indicus isolate mEleMax1 chromosome 2, mEleMax1 primary haplotype, whole genome shotgun sequence DNA region contains:
- the LOC126070452 gene encoding olfactory receptor 2L5-like, with product MENYNQTSTDFILLGLFPPSRIGLYLFIFVILIFLMALIGNLSMILLIFLDAHLHTPMYFLLSQLSLMDLNYISTIVPKMASNFLFGIKSISFIGCGVQSFFFLTLAVAEALLLTSMAYDRYVAICFPLHYPIRMSRKVCVLMITGSWIMGSVNSCAHTAYALRIPYCQSRAINHFFCEVPAMLTLACMDTWVYEYTVFVSAILFLVFPFIGITYSYGRILLAVYYMPSSEGRKKVYSTCSTHLTVVTFYYVPFAYIYLCSRSLRSPTEDKVLAVFYTVLTPMLNPIIYSLRNKMVMGALRRVIQRFCSVKM from the coding sequence ATGGAGAATTATAATCAAACATCAACTGATTTCATTTTATTAGGGCTGTTCCCACCATCAAGAATTGGCCTGTACCTCTTCATTTTCGTTATTCTCATTTTCTTGATGGCTTTAATTGGCAACCTATCCATGATCCTTCTAATTTTCTTGGATGCCCATCTCCACACACCTATGTATTTCCTACTTAGTCAACTCTCCCTCATGGACCTGAATTATATCTCTACCATTGTCCCAAAGATGGCTTCCAATTTCCTGTTTGGAATCAAGTCTATCTCCTTCATTGGATGTGGAGTTCAGAGTTTCTTCTTCTTGACTTTGGCAGTTGCAGAAGCACTTCTCTTGACGTCTATGGCCTATGATCGTTATGTGGCCATTTGCTTTCCTCTCCACTATCCCATTCGTATGAGCAGAAAAGTGTGTGTGCTGATGATAACAGGATCTTGGATAATGGGGTCTGTCAACTCCTGTGCCCACACTGCATATGCACTCCGTATCCCCTATTGCCAATCCAGGGCCATCAATCATTTTTTCTGTGAAGTTCCAGCCATGTTGACTCTGGCTTGCATGGACACCTGGGTCTATGAGTACACAGTGTTTGTAAGTGCCATCTTGTTCCTTGTGTTTCCTTTCATTGGCATTACTTATTCCTATGGCCGAATTCTCCTTGCTGTCTACTACATGCCCTCATCAGAAGGGAGGAAGAAGGTCTATTCGACCTGCAGTACCCACCTCACTGTGGTTACCTTCTACTATGTGCCCTTTGCTTACATTTATCTATGCTCAAGGTCCCTCCGGTCTCCAACAGAAGACAAGGTTCTGGCCGTTTTCTATACCGTGCTTACCCCCATGCTCAACCCcatcatctacagcctgaggaacaagaTGGTGATGGGGGCCCTGAGAAGAGTCATTCAGAGATTTTGTTCTGTGAAAATGTAG